A part of Neodiprion pinetum isolate iyNeoPine1 chromosome 4, iyNeoPine1.2, whole genome shotgun sequence genomic DNA contains:
- the LOC124217340 gene encoding odorant receptor Or2-like: MALAVVASNFSAVTFGGVVITYRQFYSLEFFKLMSIVMVATCHLFLYAWPADYLAQLSQRVSESVLHGQWLGKSPKMQRSVVMMQRANDPVIIKIDGVLPALNLETFGVGLSTSFSYIATLLALFGE, from the exons ATGGCTTTAGCGGTGGTCGCATCGAACTTCTCTGCCGTTACGTTTGGAGGAGTCGTGATCACTTAT AGGCAATTCTACTCACTTGAGTTCTTCAAGCTGATGTCCATCGTGATGGTAGCCACGTGCCATCTTTTTTTGTACGCCTGGCCAGCGGACTACTTGGCTCAGTTG AGTCAACGAGTATCGGAATCCGTTTTACATGGCCAGTGGCTAGGCAAATCGCCTAAGATGCAACGCTCGGTAGTGATGATGCAAAGGGCCAATGATCCAGTCATAATCAAAATCGACGGCGTGCTTCCTGCCTTGAACCTGGAAACGTTTGGAGTT GGGTTATCAACCAGTTTCTCGTATATCGCAACGCTTCTCGCTCTGTTCGGCGAGTGA